A genome region from Bacillaceae bacterium IKA-2 includes the following:
- the prpE gene encoding bis(5'-nucleosyl)-tetraphosphatase PrpE gives MFDVIGDIHGCYDEFEQLTKKLGYDWSEGYPLHSEGRMLAFVGDLTDRGPNSLKVIEVVADLVKNGFAHYTPGNHCDKLYRYFLGRNVQETHGLETTVAELKGLSKAEYATIRKKYIELYENAPLYLILEERQLVIAHAGIRSDYIGREDKRVRTFVLYGDITGEKNPDGSPVRRDWAQEYTNQQSFIVYGHTPVHEPRLVNHTINIDTGCVFGGSLTAFRYPEKETVAVPSKQAFVPEKFKFGV, from the coding sequence ATGTTTGACGTGATTGGTGATATTCACGGTTGTTACGATGAATTTGAACAATTAACAAAAAAACTTGGTTACGATTGGAGTGAAGGTTATCCGCTCCATTCTGAGGGCCGAATGCTCGCTTTTGTAGGTGACTTAACTGACCGCGGGCCTAATTCACTTAAAGTAATCGAGGTCGTAGCCGACCTGGTCAAGAATGGTTTTGCCCATTACACCCCAGGTAACCATTGCGATAAATTATATCGCTATTTTCTAGGAAGAAATGTCCAAGAAACTCATGGTCTCGAAACGACGGTTGCTGAATTAAAAGGACTTTCCAAAGCTGAATATGCAACAATTCGAAAAAAGTACATCGAATTGTATGAGAATGCACCGCTATATCTTATTTTAGAGGAGAGGCAGCTTGTTATTGCTCATGCCGGAATACGCTCTGACTATATTGGCCGAGAAGATAAGCGAGTCAGAACGTTTGTATTATATGGTGACATTACAGGAGAAAAAAATCCGGATGGCTCCCCAGTTCGGCGCGATTGGGCGCAAGAATACACGAATCAACAATCGTTTATTGTATACGGTCATACACCTGTGCACGAACCTCGCTTAGTCAATCATACGATAAACATCGATACCGGTTGCGTGTTCGGTGGTTCGTTAACCGCATTTCGTTATCCAGAAAAAGAAACCGTAGCCGTTCCTTCCAAACAAGCCTTCGTCCCAGAAAAGTTCAAATTTGGTGTCTGA
- a CDS encoding RluA family pseudouridine synthase: MRGITIKWQVEKNQHNWLLRDFLRKEKQISRLALTDIKKYGKLMVNGIEVTVRAVVSFGDEVTVVFPAEKRSEGLQARNIPLSVVYEDDHLLVINKQAFLVTIPSIYHPEQSLANAVLYYYDRNEIPFTFHAVNRLDRDTSGLLIVAKHRYAHDLLTKQQRLGQVKRTYLAIVHGLIENEVGTISAPLGRKEESMIEREVKVDGQEAVTHYKVVKYLEHETVVQLQLETGRTHQIRVHLASIGHPLLGDDLYGGLITKINRQALHSWQLDFFHPILKQNMSFNVAPPEDINKLTRKNHTVSDTM, from the coding sequence ATGCGTGGAATTACAATTAAATGGCAAGTTGAAAAAAATCAACATAATTGGTTGTTACGAGATTTTTTAAGAAAAGAAAAACAGATCTCTCGTTTAGCGTTAACAGATATAAAAAAGTATGGAAAGTTAATGGTAAATGGGATAGAGGTAACGGTTCGAGCTGTTGTAAGTTTTGGTGATGAAGTAACAGTTGTTTTTCCGGCTGAGAAGCGAAGTGAAGGATTGCAAGCAAGGAATATCCCTTTATCAGTTGTATATGAAGATGACCATCTATTAGTCATCAATAAACAAGCATTTTTAGTAACGATTCCTTCGATTTATCACCCAGAACAGTCTTTAGCTAATGCCGTTCTTTATTATTATGATAGGAATGAAATACCTTTTACCTTCCATGCAGTTAATCGCCTTGACCGAGATACATCAGGGCTTCTTATTGTTGCCAAACACCGCTATGCCCATGATTTATTAACAAAGCAGCAGCGATTAGGTCAAGTGAAACGCACATATTTGGCAATAGTTCATGGCTTAATCGAAAATGAGGTTGGGACAATTTCAGCTCCGCTTGGCCGAAAGGAAGAAAGCATGATCGAACGTGAGGTCAAGGTTGATGGCCAAGAAGCAGTGACACATTACAAAGTTGTCAAGTATCTTGAGCATGAAACAGTTGTTCAACTGCAATTAGAAACAGGAAGAACGCATCAAATAAGAGTTCATCTGGCATCTATTGGTCATCCACTGCTTGGCGATGATCTATATGGAGGACTTATCACGAAAATAAATCGCCAAGCCCTTCATAGCTGGCAGTTAGATTTTTTCCATCCGATTTTAAAACAGAATATGAGTTTTAACGTTGCCCCACCAGAAGATATTAATAAATTAACGAGAAAAAATCACACGGTGTCAGACACCATGTGA
- a CDS encoding NAD kinase, whose translation MKFAVISRGDEKSNALKQKIKNYLFEFNLVHDSDEPNIVITVGGDGTLLHAFHLYSHRLNDTSFVGVHTGHLGFYADWKPEEVERLVIHIAKTPFKIVEYPLLEVIVRHNDATKSERYLALNECTVKSTVGTLVMDLKIKGEAFETFRGDGLCISTPSGSTAYNKALGGAILHPSLASIQISEMASINNRVYRTIGSPLVLPQHHTCLLKPINDVDFHVTIDHLSMVEKSVKSIQCRVAEEKVRFARFRPFPFWKRVKESFIN comes from the coding sequence ATGAAATTTGCTGTTATTTCCCGCGGAGACGAAAAGTCAAACGCGCTTAAACAGAAGATAAAAAACTATTTATTTGAATTTAATTTGGTTCATGACAGCGATGAGCCAAATATTGTGATTACGGTTGGAGGAGATGGAACGTTATTACATGCCTTTCACCTATATAGTCACCGTCTTAACGATACCTCCTTTGTAGGTGTTCATACAGGACACCTTGGTTTTTATGCAGATTGGAAACCTGAAGAAGTGGAACGTCTCGTTATTCATATTGCTAAAACACCATTTAAAATTGTTGAATATCCTCTACTTGAAGTGATTGTTAGACATAATGATGCAACTAAATCAGAACGTTATTTAGCCTTAAATGAATGTACAGTAAAAAGTACGGTTGGCACATTAGTTATGGACTTGAAAATCAAAGGAGAAGCCTTTGAAACGTTTCGTGGTGACGGACTTTGTATTTCGACGCCATCTGGTAGTACAGCATACAATAAAGCATTAGGTGGAGCGATTTTGCATCCTTCCTTGGCTTCTATCCAAATATCTGAAATGGCATCTATTAACAACCGAGTCTACCGGACAATTGGTTCGCCTCTTGTTTTACCACAACATCATACGTGTTTATTAAAGCCGATTAATGACGTTGATTTTCATGTTACGATTGACCACCTTTCTATGGTCGAAAAAAGTGTGAAGTCAATTCAATGCCGTGTTGCAGAAGAGAAAGTTCGATTTGCTAGGTTCAGGCCTTTCCCATTTTGGAAAAGGGTCAAAGAATCATTTATTAATTAA
- a CDS encoding GTP pyrophosphokinase family protein, with amino-acid sequence MNWDIFLAPYQQSVEELKIKLRGVRKQYNVSSRKHTPIEFVTGRTKPISSIIDKAKRKKIAMDELETRMQDLAGVRIMCQFVEDIDAVIKLLRLRKDFEIIEERDYISNKKRSGYRAYHLVIKYPVQTYDGVKIILVEIQIKTLAMNFWATIEHSLLYKYSGEIPEEIIDRLQSASEAAFRLDEEMSQIRGEVLEAQVIFRKKEEEQRKK; translated from the coding sequence ATGAACTGGGATATTTTTTTAGCGCCCTATCAACAATCCGTTGAAGAACTCAAAATTAAATTAAGAGGAGTTCGTAAGCAGTATAACGTGTCTTCTAGAAAGCATACTCCGATTGAGTTTGTTACAGGAAGAACTAAGCCGATTTCAAGCATAATTGACAAAGCAAAACGAAAAAAAATTGCCATGGACGAATTAGAAACACGTATGCAGGATTTAGCAGGAGTTAGAATTATGTGTCAATTTGTTGAGGATATAGATGCAGTTATTAAGCTATTGAGGTTGAGAAAAGATTTTGAAATTATTGAAGAGCGCGATTATATTTCTAATAAAAAAAGAAGTGGTTACCGAGCGTATCATCTCGTGATTAAGTATCCAGTTCAAACCTATGACGGTGTAAAAATAATTCTTGTCGAAATTCAAATTAAAACGTTGGCGATGAATTTTTGGGCGACAATTGAGCATTCATTATTATATAAATACAGTGGTGAAATTCCTGAAGAAATTATTGACCGTCTGCAAAGTGCATCTGAAGCTGCATTTAGGTTAGATGAAGAAATGTCACAAATTCGTGGCGAAGTATTAGAAGCCCAAGTTATCTTTAGAAAAAAAGAAGAAGAACAACGAAAAAAATAA
- a CDS encoding CYTH domain-containing protein, with translation MTQEIEIEFKNLVTKVDFYKLINIFKVDASEFESQKNYYFDTADFQLKMHNCALRIREKNSQYTLTLKQPNKIGLLETHQTIDRNQAEKAFQGCPLPKGTVANQLLTSFQIDITPCRLLGSLATSRAEKPYSGGILVFDHSIYLDVEDYEIEYEVTEEHQGKSEFERLFSENNIPIVHTDNKIKRFFLRKQSRKA, from the coding sequence ATGACTCAAGAAATAGAAATTGAATTTAAAAATCTAGTCACAAAAGTTGATTTTTATAAATTAATCAACATATTTAAGGTTGACGCTTCCGAGTTCGAATCACAAAAGAACTATTATTTTGATACAGCTGATTTTCAATTAAAAATGCACAATTGCGCACTTAGAATAAGAGAAAAAAACAGTCAATATACCTTAACATTAAAGCAACCTAATAAAATTGGTTTACTAGAAACTCACCAAACAATTGACAGGAACCAAGCAGAAAAAGCATTTCAAGGTTGTCCCCTACCAAAAGGGACAGTTGCAAACCAGCTGCTAACATCTTTTCAAATCGATATTACCCCTTGTCGTTTATTAGGATCGCTTGCAACGTCGCGTGCAGAAAAACCTTACTCTGGGGGGATTCTTGTATTTGATCACAGCATTTATTTAGATGTTGAGGATTATGAAATTGAATATGAAGTTACAGAAGAACACCAAGGAAAAAGCGAATTTGAAAGACTTTTTAGTGAAAATAATATCCCAATCGTACATACTGATAATAAAATAAAAAGATTTTTTCTACGTAAACAATCAAGAAAAGCGTAA